In Pochonia chlamydosporia 170 chromosome 3, whole genome shotgun sequence, the following are encoded in one genomic region:
- a CDS encoding extracellular membrane protein, 8-cysteine region, CFEM (similar to Metarhizium robertsii ARSEF 23 XP_007819499.1), which translates to MRLKIGFAFLSALTLPYLCLGSANTSVPSAAELVASLTTVPKCALNCLAQSVTKAQCGLQDPQCICVDKYVAIESAGTPCILKACNLTDALFTKNVTESVCNRPIRDKSGRYDAMNITMGVITALLVVIRLGFKKFFSYRRELGADDWVILGTVVIGIPCTIINKVGLTANGLGKDVWTLPPDELTRFVMYFYIMEVLYLAEMSIIKLSLSLFYLYIFPGTTIRRLLLGTAIFNVIFGFTFVTTGIFQCTPVSRYWTQYVDSNSTGRCININLFAWIHAALNIAVDVWMIALPLSQIKRLELHWKKKIGVTFMFLIGTFVTVVSILRLQSLINFANSTNPTWDNWIVGWWSTIEVNVGMICTCLPTVRLILVRAAPRIFSTNMSSNKSHPTHNGTRDRYSRNSNMMGHKQIELASIETNIIDVGEKPKKGKGFFGA; encoded by the exons atgagattgaagaTTGggtttgcttttctttcGGCCCTGACATTGCCATACCTTTGTCTTGGCAGCGCGAATACCTCGGTTCCGTCGGCAGCAGAGCTGGTTGCCTCACTGACGACTGTGCCGAAGTGTGCG CTTAACTGCCTCGCCCAGTCTGTTACCAAGGCACAATGTGGCCTTCAAGATCCACAATGTATTTGTGTTGACAAATATGTTGCTATTGAAAGTGCTGGCACGCCCTGCATCTTGAAGGCTTGTAACTTGACCGACGCATTGT TCACCAAGAATGTCACCGAAAGTGTTTGCAATAGGCCGATTAGGGACAAGAGTGGACGATACGATGCCATGAACATCACCATGGGAGTCATCACGGCACTCCTCGTTGTGATTCGACTCGGATTCAAAAAGTTTTTCAGCTACCGGAGAGAACTCGGTGCCGATGATTGGGTCATTCTAGGAACTGTCGTCATCGGAATCCCTTGTACCATTATCAACAAAGTCGGCCTCACCGCGAATGGCCTAGGCAAGGATGTTTGGACATTGCCGCCGGACGAGTTGACCAGATTCGTCATGTACTTCTACATCATGGAGGTTTTGTACTTGGCGGAAATGTCCATCATCAAACTCAGCCTGTCACTCTTCTACTTGTACATCTTTCCAGGAACGACGATTCGCCGGCTGCTGTTGGGTACAGCTATTTTCAACGTCATCTTTGGGTTTACCTTTGTCACGACGGGCATTTTCCAGTGTACTCCAGTCAGTCGATACTGGACCCAGTATGTCGATAGCAACTCGACTGGACGTtgtatcaacatcaacttgTTTGCGTGGATCCATGCTGCGCTCAACATTGCCGTTGACGTGTGGATGATTGCGCTGCCGTTGAGCCAGATTAAACGGCTGGAGCTtcactggaagaagaagattggcgTCACTTTTATGTTTTTGATCGGAACTTT TGTCACCGTTGTCTCAATCTTGAGATTACAGTCTCTCATCAACTTTGCAAACTCGACCAATCCAACATGGGATAACTGGATCGTAGGTTGGTGGTCAACCATTGAAGTCAACGTCGGCATGATTTGCACATGCCTACCAACTGTGCGCCTGATCCTTGTACGCGCGGCTCCTCGCATCTTCAGCACCAACATGTCTAGCAACAAGTCGCATCCAACGCATAATGGCACCCGCGACCGATATAGTAGGAACAGCAATATGATGGGCCACAAGCAGATTGAACTGGCGAGCATCGAGACGAACATAATTGACGTAGGAGAAAAGCCAAAGAAGGGAAAAGGGTTCTTTGGCGCATGA
- a CDS encoding F-box domain-containing protein → MTPQLRTRTAQIHHNDKPCLSSITFRIPPDASHPPPIITLITYKPQVLTPTTKPTSPLLNLPPEILIQIFSQSPTSDAVILALTCKTLLSIATLCNLRVPTPQIHRQPWALFSTPGETSDYYGTSSCSCRHLNSILSRFRPRDAQSRPSRAWNLCVDCACYRPTRQAYWSRKLGLLSSQGWGMDRGDVWQASVKWFAAGVKVQCPTCRLVEDTMVEIADELDPMCTC, encoded by the coding sequence ATGACCCCCCAACTCCGCACTAGAACCGCGCAAATCCACCATAATGACAAACCCTGCCTCTCCAGCATAACCTTCCGCATTCCCCCCGACGCAAGTCACCCTccccccatcatcaccctcatcaCTTACAAACCCCAGGTCCTCACACCGACGACCAAACCAACTTCGCCGCTCCTCAACCTGCCCCCCGAAATCCTCATCCAGATATTCTCACAATCCCCCACATCCGACGCCGTAATCCTCGCACTGACCTGCAAGACCCTGCTGTCAATCGCCACCCTGTGCAATCTCCGGGTTCCAACGCCGCAAATCCACCGCCAACCATGGGCTCTCTTCTCAACACCAGGTGAGACATCCGACTACTACGGCACATCGTCCTGTTCCTGCAGACacctcaactccatcctTTCGCGGTTTCGACCGAGAGATGCTCAGTCCCGACCGTCTCGGGCATGGAATCTCTGCGTTGACTGCGCTTGTTATCGGCCGACTAGGCAGGCGTACTGGTCGCGCAAGCTGGGGCTCTTGAGTTCGCAGGGCTGGGGTATGGATCGTGGAGACGTTTGGCAGGCTTCGGTTAAATGGTTCGCGGCCGGGGTCAAGGTACAGTGTCCCACTTGTCGGCTGGTCGAGGACACGATGGTTGAAATTGCCGACGAACTGGATCCGATGTGTACTTGCTAG
- a CDS encoding DNA primase large subunit (similar to Coccidioides immitis RS XP_001245372.1) yields MLRQDYNRIDPKRRNVVDHRKKQFATPQYKDASYPHRLNFYTDAPTADITLEQFEQWAIDRLRVLGELEACSFRNRTPAETASHMKPILDKYIPLDTNTSSAARLFSQRQKDHYSHFILRLAFSSTEDLRRRFTRVETMLFRMRFNSDDMSERSAFVSSLDLDWWEAVTDEEKREYAADLAAMVGSKKSGAEDDMWFKVDWERVPDLIEGRRVFLKQGKAFVPGREQSSMVVAEFSSRLEKQLELTARALPRLDEDDRLTPILNHLSKNFITPDSAYSSNSSAPAGAQITASNIDNLSQHFPACMSHLHRSLRRDAHLKHFGRLQYTLFLKGIGLNLEECLMFWRSSFHKITDDQFNKDYRYNVRHAYGDVGGDSNRRGGGYSPYSCQKILTEHPPGAGDAHGCPYRHFNMENLTALVQAMGVADRAVLQGVKEDKDNQKYHMACNRVFEHLHKMEIKKARDESVLTANQLETIVHPNEYFKRSYLLKNLGRDGDVKMEE; encoded by the exons ATGCTGCGCCAGGATTATAACCGCATCGATCCGAAACGGCGAAATGTGGTGGACCACAGGAAGAAGCAATTCGCGACTCCCCAGTACAAGGACGCAAGCTACCCTCACAGACTGAACTTTTATACCGACGCGCCGACCGCAGACATTACGCTTGAGCAGTTTGAACAATGGGCAATTGACCGCCTGCGAG TTCTCGGTGAACTGGAGGCATGTTCCTTTAGAAACCGCACGCCCGCCGAGACAGCATCGCACATGAAGCCCATTCTTGACAAGTATATCCCCCTCGACACAAATACCTCTTCTGCCGCGAGACTCTTTAGCCAGAGGCAAAAGGACCACTACAGCCACTTCATACTCAGGCTGGCGTTCTCCTCGACGGAGGACCTGCGCCGCAGATTCACGCGTGTGGAAACGATGCTTTTCCGCATGCGTTTTAACAGCGATGATATGTCTGAGCGGTCGGCGTTTGTGTCGAGTCTTGATTTGGACTGGTGGGAGGCTGTGACggacgaggagaagagggagtATGCGGCGGACCTGGCTGCCATGGTGGGGAGTAAGAAATCCGGCGCCGAGGACGACATGTGGTTCAAGGTGGATTGGGAGAGGGTGCCGGATTTAATCGAGGGTAGGAGGGTGTTTTTGAAGCAGGGCAAGGCGTTTGTTCCTGGAAGGGAGCAGTCGAGTATGGTTGTGGCAGAGTTTTCGTCGCGACTAGAGAAGCAACTCGAG CTGACTGCACGAGCTTTACCACGCCTCGATGAAGACGACCGACTCACccccatcctcaaccacctCTCCAAAAACTTCATCACCCCCGACTCCGCATACTCATCCAACTCGTCCGCCCCGGCCGGCGCACAAATCACCGCCTCCAACATCGACAACCTCTCGCAGCACTTCCCAGCATGCATGTCCCACCTGCACCGCTCGCTCCGCCGCGACGCCCACCTCAAGCACTTCGGCCGCCTGCAGTACACGCTCTTCCTCAAGGGCATAGGGCTCAACCTCGAAGAGTGCCTCATGTTCTGGCGCAGCTCGTTCCACAAAATCACAGACGACCAGTTCAACAAGGACTACCGGTACAATGTGCGCCACGCGTACGGCGACGTGGGCGGCGACTCGAACAGACGCGGCGGCGGCTACAGCCCGTATAGCTGTCAGAAGATTCTGACGGAGCACCCGCCTGGCGCGGGGGACGCGCACGGCTGTCCGTACAGACACTTCAACATGGAGAACCTGACGGCGCTGGTGCAGGCGATGGGGGTGGCGGACAGGGCGGTCCTGCAGGGTGTGAAGGAGGATAAGGATAATCAGAAGTATCACATGGCTTGTAATCG GGTGTTTGAGCATTTGCACAAGATGGAGATTAAGAAGGCGAGGGATGAGAGTGTCTTGACGGCGAATCAGTTGGAGACGATTGTGCATCCGAATGAGTATTTTAAGAGGAGTTATTTGTTGAAGAATTTGGGGAGGGATGGGGAtgtgaagatggaggagtag
- a CDS encoding fatty-acid amide hydrolase (similar to Metarhizium robertsii ARSEF 23 XP_007819502.1), with the protein MASPPQNPNQCDKCKKTYPNQALTRCNTCFTKTCLRCQCELTGGLHSHIHDCFTFPNNPAVALRPLHHPTLAILSPRNGLVQPITRPFTALLEQTWLLDRPSEDTYRLLIDSFRLRLHDSFLFEGETKPGTIYSGCADSTTTFAQYLEVVRRRGLLPSWWTGETFQQCCELGLVGGQFHSLREQLTQAMVVDYYQDATFPTQLRLFAEDVLGRGTCLKSCREALDALVDMEDGDAAGTRRFDWNWYNTAFVNQRWERF; encoded by the coding sequence atggcatcaccaccccaaAACCCCAACCAATGCGACAAATGCAAAAAGACATACCCCAACCAAGCCCTCACCCGCTGCAACACCTGCTTCACAAAAACCTGCCTCCGGTGCCAATGCGAACTCACCGGCGGCCTCCACTCCCACATCCACGACTGCTTCACCTTCCCCAACAACCCAGCCGTGGCCCTCAGACCGCTTCACCACCCAACCCTCGCGATCCTCTCCCCGCGCAACGGCCTCGTCCAACCGATCACAAGACCATTTACGGCGCTCCTCGAACAGACATGGCTGCTCGACCGTCCCAGCGAAGACACGTACCGCCTGCTCATCGACTCGttccgcctccgcctccacgACTCGTTCCTCTTCGAGGGGGAGACAAAACCGGGCACAATCTACAGCGGGTGCGCTGACTCGACGACCACGTTCGCGCAGTATCTCGAGGTTGTGCGTAGGAGGGGTCTTTTGCCGAGTTGGTGGACGGGGGAGACGTTTCAGCAGTGCTGTGAGCTGGGTTTGGTGGGCGGGCAGTTTCACTCGCTGAGGGAGCAGCTCACGCAggcgatggtggtggatTACTATCAGGATGCGACGTTTCCGACGCAGTTGAGGCTGTTTGCGGAGGATGTTCTGGGGAGGGGGACGTGTTTGAAGAGTTGTAGGGAAGCGTTGGATGCGTTGGTTGATATGGAGGATGGGGACGCGGCGGGGACGAGGAGGTTTGATTGGAATTGGTATAATACTGCTTTTGTGAATCAGCGGTGGGAGAGGTTTTGA
- a CDS encoding alpha/beta hydrolase fold protein (similar to Metarhizium robertsii ARSEF 23 XP_007819503.1), giving the protein MSSTTTAFIEANGAQVFYRQAGPTTPNTPTILLLHGFPSSSHQFRNLIPLLAAKGYRVIAPDLPGYGFTTVPPTYTHTFDNLGTTINAFTSALSLQKYAIYIFDYGAPTGLRLALENPDKVVAIISQNGNAYDEGFGAEFWAPIRKYWASGAKEDRESLRGLLEMDATKWQYTFGSPNADKVQPEAYALDQALMDRVGNKEIQLDLFYDYRNNVPLYPKFQEYFRTSKVPVLAIWGKNDAIFVAPGAEAFRKDVEKLEVKLLDAGHFAIETNEQEFADSIVSFFEKFNVF; this is encoded by the coding sequence ATGTCCTCCACAACCACCGCCTTCATCGAAGCCAACGGCGCACAAGTCTTCTACAGACAAGCCGGCCCAACAACACCCAACACACCCAcgatcctcctcctccacggcttcccatcctcatcccaccAGTTCCGCAACCTGATCCCcctcctcgccgccaagGGCTACCGCGTCATCGCCCCCGACCTCCCCGGCTACGGCTTCACCACCGTCCCCCCAACCTACACCCACACCTTCGACAACCTtggcaccaccatcaacgcATTCACCTCTGCGCTCTCCCTCCAAAAATACGCAATCTACATCTTCGACTACGGCGCCCCAACCGGCCTCCGCCTCGCGCTCGAAAACCCCGACAAAGTAGTCGCCATCATCAGCCAGAACGGAAACGCCTACGACGAAGGCTTCGGCGCGGAATTCTGGGCCCCCATCCGCAAGTACTGGGCTTCGGGAGCAAAGGAGGACAGAGAATCTCTCCGCGGCCTCTTGGAGATGGATGCCACCAAGTGGCAGTACACGTTTGGCTCGCCCAACGCGGACAAGGTCCAGCCGGAGGCGTACGCGCTTGACCAGGCGCTGATGGATCGTGTGGGCAACAAGGAGATTCAGCTGGATCTGTTTTACGACTACCGCAACAATGTGCCCCTGTATCCCAAGTTCCAGGAGTATTTCCGCACTTCAAAGGTTCCCGTGTTGGCTATCTGGGGGAAGAACGATGCTATTTTTGTGGCGCCTGGTGCGGAGGCTTTTAGGAAGGATgttgagaagttggaggTGAAGTTGCTGGATGCTGGGCATTTTGCGATTGAGACAAATGAGCAGGAATTTGCGGATTCTATTGTTTCGTTCTTTGAGAAGTTTAATGTGTTTTga
- a CDS encoding EGF-like domain-containing protein — protein MLTLQRAVQILAVCSTFISLSHQKCIKDEDCSLTGICSSGVCKCDPGWIGDDCGVLDVRPAKRDNGYNQTAKGTSSWCNSIVKDPKEHNLYHLFISEFSHGCGLDYWAPYSRIVRAESRSGPAGPYAFAAEVQGTFAHNPTVVYSPADKEWLMYHIGCPTEVPDTCQTKHFTCGAGNTNNGESGISVMASSDLRTWKTKGQILKGNDGSGWDADVTNPSAFPLFSKGNCGKKHHEDTSAILLAYRGCPYNCSGAELINLAVAEKGYAGPYKKLQQDPIFANVNEDPFIWRDKRGNYHMLLHSLEPEGGFGDGPKVGRHAWARDYTGPWTFGSKTLAFSTEVKYDDGSAIDFYRRERPQLYFSEDGSMTPLFLGTGVQPRDSPMSYSVIVPVGDAGVRAQGE, from the coding sequence ATGCTCACACTCCAACGAGCTGTCCAGATCCTCGCCGTCTGCAGCACATTCATCAGTCTCTCCCACCAGAAATGCATCAAAGATGAAGACTGCAGCTTAACCGGCATCTGCAGTAGCGGCGTCTGCAAATGCGATCCTGGCTGGATCGGAGACGACTGCGGCGTTCTCGACGTCCGCCCTGCCAAGCGAGACAATGGCTACAACCAAACTGCCAAAGGCACATCATCCTGGTGCAACAGCATCGTGAAGGACCCGAAAGAGCACAACCTATATCATCTATTCATATCTGAGTTCAGTCACGGCTGTGGCCTCGACTACTGGGCCCCGTATAGTCGCATCGTCAGAGCAGAGTCTCGTTCCGGCCCAGCTGGTCCGTACGCATTTGCCGCCGAAGTCCAGGGTACATTTGCACATAATCCTACCGTTGTGTATAGTCCCGCTGATAAAGAATGGCTAATGTACCACATTGGGTGTCCGACCGAGGTGCCGGACACATGTCAGACCAAGCATTTTACCTGTGGAGCAGGAAACACGAATAATGGCGAGAGCGGAATCAGCGTCATGGCCAGCAGCGATCTGAGGACCTGGAAGACCAAGGGGCAGATATTAAAGGGGAATGACGGAAGTGGCTGGGACGCCGATGTCACGAACCCGTCTGCATTTCCGCTCTTCTCGAAGGGAAACTGCGGGAAGAAGCATCACGAGGACACGTCTGCGATATTGCTAGCCTACCGCGGTTGTCCGTATAATTGCTCCGGAGCAGAGCTCATCAACCTCGCTGTAGCAGAGAAGGGGTATGCGGGTCCGTATAAGAAACTCCAGCAGGATCCAATCTTTGCCAACGTCAATGAAGATCCGTTTATCTGGCGTGACAAGCGGGGGAATTACCATATGCTGCTGCATTCTCTGGAACCGGAGGGTGGATTTGGCGATGGGCCCAAGGTCGGGCGTCATGCTTGGGCGCGTGATTACACGGGGCCGTGGACGTTTGGAAGCAAGACACTGGCGTTTAGTACGGAGGTCAAGTATGATGATGGGAGTGCGATTGACTTTTATCGTAGGGAGAGGCCGCAGTTGTATTTTTCGGAGGATGGGAGCATGACGCCTTTGTTTTTGGGGACGGGCGTGCAGCCTAGGGATAGTCCGATGAGTTATTCGGTTATTGTGCCTGTTGGGGATGCGGGTGTGCGTGCTCAGGGGGAGTAG
- a CDS encoding aorsin (similar to Aspergillus oryzae RIB40 XP_001820835.1) yields the protein MKISLVLLNGLFAGAIAVPTGSHTVHEKRDVSNGRWIKREAANADTKVPVRIALKQKNLDNGMDYLLEVSDPSSDKYGQHYTKDQVVELFAPDENSINSIKSWLIKSGVSADKITFPKSKGWVDFQSTVGQLESILKTKYHMYDHVEARNAHIGTDEYSLPNEIAGIVDFISPAVVMSQTNQPSRNEKRKDGRIVRAHKPLPAQVAKMLAANPDSTENCAQYITPACIKSQYNITDGTLHDPSNRLGIFEMSIDVFSQEDLDSFYSQFATNIPEGTGPKLDLIDGAKAPVDQSDAGGESDLDFEIAIPIIYPQGTELYEAATQRDDIFNTFLDAVDGSYCSNPGDDPTVDGKTPNEMCGTFKAANVISFSYGTAEVDYPTKYLQRQCNEFMKLGLQGTSIVFSSGDDGVARRGGACLGPKKNIFTPGQEASCPYVTAVGSTVLLSTGEEIATESFSSGGGFSNIWTTPDYQKDAVAAYFSKHDPGYKSYTTKDGNIPTTGGIYNRAGRGYPDVAALGDNGVVVVQGQSGTSGGTSMSSPLVAAIFTRINDERIKAGKKPIGFANPALYKNPSMFTDVVKGDQSKGGPNGDGQPSACGNKGFSAVQGWDPVTGLGTPIYPAMLEYFLKL from the exons ATGAAGATCAGCCTCGTACTCCTCAATGGCCTCTTCGCCGGCGCCATTGCCGTCCCAACTGGCTCACACACCGTCCACGAGAAGCGTGATGTCTCCAACGGCAGATGGATCAAGCGCGAGGCTGCCAATGCCGATACCAAGGTCCCTGTTAGAATTGCCCTGAAGCAAAAGAACCTGGACAATGGCATGGACTACCTGCTTGAGGT CTCTGATCCCTCGTCAGACAAATACGGCCAGCACTACACCAAGGATCAAGTTGTCGAGCTCTTCGCCCCAGACGAGaactccatcaactccataAAAAGCTGGCTGATCAAGTCTGGCGTTTCTGCCGACAAAATCACCTTCCCCAAGAGCAAGGGCTGGGTTGACTTCCAGTCCACTGTCGGGCAGCTCGAGTCTATTCTCAAGACCAAGTACCACATGTATGACCATGTCGAGGCCCGAAACGCTCACATTGGTACCGACGAGTACTCCCTCCCCAATGAGATCGCCGGCATCGTCGACTTCATCTCCCCCGCTGTTGTCATGTCGCAGACCAACCAGCCCTCACGGAATGAGAAGCGAAAGGATGGACGTATCGTCAGGGCTCACAAGCCCCTCCCTGCGCAGGTTGCCAAGATGTTGGCCGCCAACCCTG ATTCTACCGAGAACTGCGCCCAGTACATCACTCCCGCGTGCATCAAGTCCCagtacaacatcaccgaTGGCACCTTGCACGACCCATCCAACCGCCTGGGCATCTTTGAAATGTCCATTGACGTCTTCTCCCAGGAAGACTTGGACTCGTTCTACTCCCAGTTCGCTACCAACATTCCCGAAGGAACAGGCCCCAAATTGGACCTGATTGACGGCGCCAAGGCCCCTGTTGATCAGTCAGATGCCGGCGGCGAGTCAGACCTCGACTTTGAAATCGCCATTCCCATCATCTACCCCCAGGGCACTGAGCTGTACGAAGCCGCCACACAGAGGGACGACATCTTCAACACTTTCCTTGACGCTGTTGACGGCAGCTACTGCTCCAATCCTGGTGACGACCCTACTGTTGACGGAAAGACGCCCAACGAAATGTGCGGCACTTTCAAGGCCGCTAATGTTATTTCCTTTTCGTATGGTACCGCTGAGGTCGACTATCCCACAAAGTATCTCCAG CGCCAATGCAACGAGTTCATGAAGCTCGGCCTTCAGGGAACGTCCATCGTCTTCTCCAGCGGTGACGATGGTGTCGCCAGAAGAGGCGGCGCCTGCCTCGGCCCCAAGAAAAACATCTTCACCCCCGGCCAGGAAGCCAGTTGCCCATACGTCACCGCCGTAGGATCTACCGTCCTCCTGTCCACCGGCGAAGAAATCGCCACCGAGTCGTTCTCGTCCGGAGGTGGTTTCAGCAACATCTGGACTACTCCCGACTACCAAAAGGACGCCGTCGCCGC CTACTTCTCCAAGCACGACCCCGGATACAAGTCCTACACCACCAAGGACGGCAACATCCCCACCACCGGCGGCATCTACAACCGCGCCGGCCGCGGATACCCCGATGTTGCTGCCCTCGGCGACAATGGCGTCGTTGTGGTTCAAGGCCAGTCCGGTACTTCAGGCGGCACCAGCATGAGCAGCcctcttgttgctgccatctttACGCGTATCAATGACGAGCGtatcaaggctggcaagaAGCCTATTGGCTTTGCTAACCCTGCTTTGTATAAGAACCCATCTATGTTCACTGACGTCGTCAAGGGGGATCAGTCGAAGGGTGGTCCTAACGGCGATGGTCAGCCGAGTGCTTGTGGTAATAAGGGCTTCTCTGCTGTTCAGGGCTGGGATCCTGTTACTGGGTTGGGGACGCCTATTTACCCTGCTATGCTGGAGTACTTTCTCAAGCTTTAG
- a CDS encoding polysaccharide lyase family 7 (similar to Trichoderma reesei QM6a XP_006967830.1): MAVQSLLRTTLISLPLILAAPNPSCAPGGNFDLSVWSLQLPTGSEGSVDTIKSQELQGCDGFTGPTFFSDNPTGQIVLTAPGNPELTGCATTSGSSHCRTELREVNKDGQNAAWPPTGTNVLTVTMTVVKSDDGSHGTAIGQVFAAEASKPLAEMYYSREGEIVVGVKSSPDGGQKITKLGSVPIGTEFTYEMSYSNDVLSISINGEKTQLDTFEWQSPNCYFKSGNYNQGKSADESEVRIAAISINHS, translated from the coding sequence ATGGCTGTTCAATCACTTCTACGAACTACCCTCATAAGCCTCCCTCTTATTCTGGCTGCTCCCAACCCTAGTTGTGCCCCAGGTGGAAACTTTGATCTAAGTGTCTGGAGCCTGCAACTCCCCACAGGAAGCGAAGGTTCCGTCGACACcatcaagagccaagagCTACAAGGCTGCGATGGCTTCACCGGCCCAACTTTCTTCAGTGATAATCCCACTGGTCAAATTGTATTGACCGCACCTGGGAACCCCGAACTCACAGGCTGTGCAACAACCTCAGGCTCTTCCCACTGCCGAACCGAGCTCAGGGAAGTCAACAAGGATGGTCAAAACGCGGCCTGGCCACCGACAGGAACGAATGTTTTGACGGTGACCATGACGGTCGTGAAGTCTGACGATGGAAGTCATGGTACTGCAATTGGTCAGGTGTTTGCTGCCGAGGCTAGCAAGCCTCTTGCGGAAATGTATTACAGCCGAGAGGGCGagattgttgttggtgtcaagtcCAGTCCGGATGGTGGGCAAAAGATCACCAAGCTTGGGTCAGTTCCTATTGGGACAGAGTTTACTTACGAAATGTCGTATTCGAATGATGTTTTGTCAATAAGCATTAATGGAGAGAAGACCCAACTTGATACGTTTGAGTGGCAGTCGCCGAATTGCTACTTCAAGTCCGGTAATTATAACCAGGGAAAATCTGCGGACGAATCTGAAGTTCGCATTGcagccatcagcatcaatcaCTCTTGA
- a CDS encoding glycoside hydrolase, family 25, active site protein (similar to Metarhizium robertsii ARSEF 23 XP_007817645.1), giving the protein MKLTNSITITTLALASTASADVKGFDVSNNQESVDFNKAYADGARFVIIKATQGTDFIDPKFNKYYTDATNAKLIRGPYHFAEPGNGKGADQANYFLQHGGKWSNDGITLPGMIDLEALKNHPTCFGLSPADMTAWITDFAETYHTATSRYPMIYTNRGWWQSCTGDSNALKDKCPLVLASWGSEPGAIPGGWGQLTIWQYSNSSAWGGDADSFNGDETQLKKLATG; this is encoded by the exons ATGAAACTCACCAACTcaatcaccatcaccaccctgGCACTCGCTTCCACAGCATCCGCCGACGTCAAAGGCTTCGACGTGTCCAACAACCAAGAGTCCGTAGACTTCAACAAAGCCTACGCCGACGGCGCTCGTTTTGTCATCATCAAG GCCACACAAGGCACCGACTTCATCGaccccaagttcaacaagTACTACACCGATGCCACCAACGCGAAGCTCATCCGCGGTCCCTACCACTTCGCCGAGCCCGGTAACGGCAAAGGCGCCGACCAGGCCAACTACTTTCTCCAGCACGGGGGCAAGTGGTCCAACGACGGCATCACCCTCCCAGGGATGATTGACCTGGAGGCTCTCAAGAATCACCCAACTTGCTTTGGTCTATCCCCAGCAGACATGACGGCGTGGATTACCGACTTTGCAGAGACGTACCACACGGCTACGAGCCGATATCCCATGATTTATACAAACCGTGGGTGGTGGCAGTCCTGTACGGGTGACAGTAATGCTTTGAAGGATAAGTGTCCGCTTGTGTTGGCGAGTTGGGGTTCTGAGCCGGGTGCTATTCCGGGTGGTTGGGGCCAGCTTACGATTTGGCAGTATAGTAATTCTAGTGCttggggtggtgatgctgattCATTTAATGGGGATGAGACGCAGCTTAAGAAACTTGCTACTGGGTGA